The following proteins come from a genomic window of Actinacidiphila yeochonensis CN732:
- a CDS encoding MCE family protein, producing MTATDTRAAVPPPPAPPGPRAHRAATARRRTAGIVFLLVPALLAWLAIAVYDKDFSHSDTVTVDTGTVGNEMHLGADVKLRGVVVGRVTRVRANGSGARLTLAIDPGKLRAIPAGVTAQMLPTTLFGERFVALVPPAGTPAGGPSLAAHATIPQDRSADAVELEQVLDNVMPLLTAVQPQKLAATLDAVAGALSGRGAELGTTLVQLDRYLTRLNPQLPALTDDISQLVTVSRSYAAAAPDIVQALTDFTTTSGTIAEKQAQLATVYGSATTTAQDVTTYLRQNKDTIIRLSADSRGTLQTLARYAPSFPCTLRTLADQVPELDKALGKGTDEPGLHVDVTTVPSRGSYQPGKDTPAYDADGGPRCYSVPYTGHGTTPLANSPQENELLDELLAPGAGTSAAALPDWSSVLTGPVFRGAEVTVK from the coding sequence ATGACCGCCACCGACACCCGGGCCGCCGTACCGCCGCCGCCCGCCCCGCCCGGGCCACGCGCGCACCGGGCCGCCACCGCCCGCCGCCGCACCGCCGGGATCGTCTTCCTGCTGGTGCCCGCGCTGCTGGCGTGGCTGGCGATCGCCGTCTACGACAAGGACTTCAGCCACTCCGACACCGTCACCGTGGACACCGGCACCGTCGGCAACGAGATGCACCTGGGCGCCGACGTCAAGCTGCGCGGCGTCGTCGTCGGCCGGGTCACCCGGGTCCGCGCCAACGGCTCCGGCGCCCGCCTCACCCTGGCCATCGACCCCGGAAAGCTGCGCGCCATCCCGGCCGGAGTCACCGCGCAGATGCTGCCCACCACCCTCTTCGGGGAGCGGTTCGTGGCGCTCGTCCCGCCGGCCGGCACCCCCGCCGGCGGGCCCTCGCTCGCCGCCCACGCCACCATCCCGCAGGACCGCTCCGCCGACGCCGTCGAGCTGGAGCAGGTGCTCGACAACGTGATGCCGCTGCTGACGGCGGTCCAGCCGCAGAAGCTCGCCGCCACCCTCGACGCCGTGGCCGGCGCGCTCAGCGGACGCGGCGCCGAACTGGGCACCACCCTCGTCCAGCTCGACCGGTACCTGACCAGGCTCAACCCCCAACTGCCCGCCCTCACCGACGACATCAGCCAGCTCGTCACCGTCTCCCGCAGCTACGCGGCGGCCGCCCCCGACATCGTCCAGGCGCTCACCGACTTCACCACCACCTCCGGCACCATCGCCGAGAAGCAGGCGCAGCTCGCCACCGTCTACGGCTCGGCCACCACCACCGCGCAGGACGTCACCACCTACCTCCGGCAGAACAAGGACACCATCATCCGGCTGAGCGCCGACAGCCGCGGCACCCTCCAGACCCTCGCCCGCTACGCGCCGTCCTTCCCCTGCACCCTGCGCACCCTCGCCGACCAGGTGCCGGAGCTGGACAAGGCGCTCGGCAAGGGCACCGACGAGCCCGGCCTGCACGTCGACGTCACCACCGTGCCCTCCCGCGGCTCCTACCAGCCCGGCAAGGACACCCCCGCCTACGACGCGGACGGCGGCCCCCGCTGCTACTCCGTCCCCTACACCGGCCACGGCACCACCCCGCTGGCCAACTCCCCGCAGGAGAACGAACTGCTCGACGAACTGCTGGCCCCCGGTGCCGGCACCTCA